The following are from one region of the Bacilli bacterium genome:
- a CDS encoding biotin--[acetyl-CoA-carboxylase] ligase, producing the protein MNEQLLAFFEERKHEYVSGELLSHYFQCSRTAVWKHIQHLKKKGYVFESVPRLGYKLVAKPEKIDAAKIMRELQTKSFGRNLILIEQTGSTQTLAQQQAAAGAEEGTLVIAEKQTAGRGRMGRKWHSPPGKGVYMSLILRPDIPLAFAPQLTALVSVALCRAIRNMCGIEIGIKWPNDLLFNGKKICGILLESRAEDEKLLVVIAGIGISVNLEEADFPDDIRNRATSLFIASGAKVDREKLIANFLRELEELYAIFRSDGFHSIRILWEALSVTLHNRVEVKTGRGIVAGIAEAIDPLGGLVVRKSDGKKTTVYSGEVGFTEAAAKRAQE; encoded by the coding sequence ATGAACGAGCAACTGCTCGCGTTTTTTGAAGAGCGCAAACATGAATACGTATCGGGCGAACTGCTCAGTCATTATTTTCAATGCAGCCGCACAGCGGTCTGGAAGCATATCCAACATTTGAAGAAAAAGGGCTATGTGTTTGAATCCGTGCCCAGACTGGGCTATAAATTGGTGGCAAAGCCGGAAAAGATCGATGCGGCCAAAATCATGCGCGAATTGCAGACCAAATCTTTCGGGCGCAATCTGATCCTTATCGAGCAAACCGGGTCGACACAGACGCTCGCGCAGCAGCAGGCCGCCGCAGGTGCGGAAGAGGGCACGCTCGTTATCGCGGAGAAACAGACCGCCGGCAGGGGCAGAATGGGGCGCAAATGGCATTCGCCGCCCGGCAAAGGCGTTTATATGAGCTTGATTTTGCGCCCGGATATTCCGTTGGCGTTTGCGCCGCAACTGACGGCGCTTGTTTCCGTCGCGCTGTGCCGGGCCATCCGCAACATGTGCGGGATCGAAATCGGCATTAAATGGCCGAACGATTTGCTTTTCAACGGAAAAAAAATATGCGGCATTTTGCTGGAATCCCGCGCCGAAGACGAAAAACTGCTGGTCGTGATTGCCGGGATCGGCATCAGCGTAAACCTTGAGGAAGCCGATTTTCCGGATGATATCAGAAATCGGGCGACCTCGCTCTTTATCGCTTCCGGCGCAAAGGTGGACAGGGAGAAGCTGATCGCCAACTTTTTGCGCGAGTTGGAGGAGCTTTACGCCATCTTTCGGTCAGACGGCTTTCATTCGATCCGCATTTTGTGGGAGGCGCTCAGCGTTACACTTCATAATCGGGTGGAAGTAAAAACGGGCCGTGGCATCGTCGCAGGTATTGCCGAGGCGATCGACCCGTTGGGCG